One Thermicanus aegyptius DSM 12793 DNA segment encodes these proteins:
- a CDS encoding SDR family NAD(P)-dependent oxidoreductase translates to MNKALVLGASGGMGYSIVQELAQRRIDVIAFARGKEKLAKLFANVEKVTIISGDAFNLDHLKEAAMDVEVIFHAMNIPYPEWEKRLPVLMGNVLEAAREATAKLVLVDNIYAYGRSPGALVTEQTPKKPHTKKGKIRLQLEMMAQRSNLPVLIAHFPDFYGPNANNTLLNYTFESVIKNKKAMFVGDRKIPREYIFTPDGAKALVELALMDSAYGENWNIPGSGVITGEEIVAILRELLGYNKKVGTVTKGMIQFMGLFNPMMREVVEMMYLYEEPVVLDGGKLARAIRHVPKTPYKEGIKQTIEHMLRNFNRSDSVSRRTM, encoded by the coding sequence ATGAATAAAGCGTTAGTTTTAGGAGCATCAGGCGGAATGGGATATTCAATCGTACAGGAACTGGCGCAAAGGAGAATTGATGTGATAGCATTTGCCCGCGGGAAAGAGAAGCTCGCCAAGCTATTTGCGAATGTAGAAAAGGTTACGATCATTTCCGGGGATGCATTCAATCTAGACCACTTAAAAGAAGCGGCAATGGATGTAGAGGTCATCTTCCACGCGATGAATATCCCCTATCCCGAATGGGAGAAGAGATTGCCTGTGCTGATGGGCAATGTCCTGGAAGCGGCAAGAGAGGCTACCGCAAAGCTGGTCTTGGTAGATAACATATACGCCTATGGAAGAAGCCCCGGTGCTTTGGTTACGGAGCAAACCCCTAAAAAACCCCATACGAAAAAGGGAAAAATCCGTTTGCAGCTGGAGATGATGGCCCAGCGATCAAACCTGCCCGTTCTCATTGCGCACTTTCCCGATTTCTATGGTCCCAACGCAAACAATACTTTACTAAACTATACGTTCGAGAGCGTCATCAAAAACAAGAAAGCCATGTTTGTGGGGGATCGTAAGATTCCCAGGGAGTACATCTTTACACCCGATGGAGCAAAAGCCTTGGTGGAGTTGGCGCTCATGGATTCGGCATACGGAGAGAACTGGAACATCCCCGGCAGCGGCGTGATTACAGGGGAGGAAATCGTGGCGATCTTGCGGGAACTTCTGGGTTACAACAAAAAAGTGGGAACGGTAACAAAGGGCATGATACAGTTCATGGGTCTGTTTAATCCGATGATGCGGGAAGTGGTTGAAATGATGTATTTGTACGAGGAGCCGGTCGTTCTGGACGGTGGGAAGCTGGCAAGGGCAATTCGGCATGTCCCGAAAACCCCTTATAAAGAGGGCATCAAACAAACCATCGAGCATATGCTTCGCAACTTTAACCGATCCGATTCGGTTTCCCGACGGACAATGTAA
- a CDS encoding TetR/AcrR family transcriptional regulator, whose protein sequence is MSPRKAVKQELTREIIMDTARKLFLKNGYRHVSMRQISKELGYSHGAIYYHFKNKADLFYALVRQDFLLLDEALEQILNKPLDSHSKLREVLLGFIEFGLTKQSHYEIMFMIKDEEVRTYVQQEPNRIYEKFAKTVYGLCNRQVTLKEIWSVFLSLHGLVSHYCRSGQTFEDVRSLAESHVDFILRSLERN, encoded by the coding sequence ATGTCTCCTAGAAAAGCCGTAAAGCAAGAGCTAACACGGGAAATAATTATGGACACGGCGCGGAAATTATTCTTGAAGAACGGGTATCGGCATGTGTCCATGCGCCAGATTTCGAAGGAATTGGGCTATAGCCACGGAGCGATCTATTATCACTTTAAGAACAAGGCCGATTTGTTTTATGCCCTGGTGAGGCAAGACTTCCTCCTTCTTGACGAGGCGCTTGAACAGATTCTGAACAAACCATTAGACTCACACAGTAAACTGAGGGAGGTGCTGTTGGGATTTATCGAATTTGGCCTGACGAAGCAAAGCCATTATGAGATCATGTTTATGATCAAAGATGAAGAAGTGAGAACCTATGTGCAACAGGAACCCAATCGGATCTATGAAAAATTTGCAAAAACGGTGTACGGACTCTGCAATCGGCAAGTCACCCTGAAGGAGATTTGGTCTGTCTTTCTTTCCCTGCATGGCCTGGTTTCGCATTATTGCAGGAGCGGCCAAACATTTGAGGACGTTCGATCATTGGCGGAATCGCATGTCGATTTTATTTTGAGGTCCTTAGAAAGGAATTAA
- a CDS encoding DUF6922 domain-containing protein, whose amino-acid sequence MPDIQRVPVDFSPFFWDVHLEDLDPAIHSRFIIERLLNEGDHHTLHWLFKTYSMDEIRHVIQTSRNLSRKTARYWPYYFNLKEEEMRCFGTSLIKPDNLF is encoded by the coding sequence TTGCCGGACATTCAGCGAGTTCCCGTTGATTTCAGCCCTTTTTTCTGGGATGTTCATTTGGAAGATTTGGACCCTGCCATACACAGTCGATTCATTATAGAACGTTTGCTGAATGAAGGCGACCATCATACTTTACATTGGCTGTTCAAAACTTATTCCATGGATGAAATTCGCCATGTCATACAAACAAGCCGGAATTTATCCCGAAAGACAGCGAGATACTGGCCATATTATTTCAATTTGAAGGAGGAGGAGATGCGTTGTTTTGGAACGTCATTGATCAAACCGGACAATTTGTTTTGA
- a CDS encoding nucleotidyl transferase AbiEii/AbiGii toxin family protein, producing MFWNVIDQTGQFVLRRILESPPVKNCYLAGGTALALLLGHRESIDFDWFTPHLLPTRLRAV from the coding sequence TTGTTTTGGAACGTCATTGATCAAACCGGACAATTTGTTTTGAGGCGCATACTCGAATCCCCTCCAGTCAAGAATTGTTATCTTGCCGGCGGCACCGCACTCGCTCTTCTGCTTGGTCATCGTGAATCGATTGATTTTGATTGGTTTACTCCCCATTTACTCCCGACCAGATTGAGAGCAGTCTGA
- the rlmH gene encoding 23S rRNA (pseudouridine(1915)-N(3))-methyltransferase RlmH — MGRILRIHLIAVGKIKEKYLQMGIEEYRKRLASYANLEITEVKEEQAPEELSTKEEEQVKDREGERILAHLRPDEWVVSLAISGKSFSSEELAKYLDDAATYGRSRIAFIIGGSLGLSGKVLSRSDLLLSFSRMTFPHQLMRLILLEQIYRACKINRGETYHK; from the coding sequence ATGGGAAGAATTTTACGCATTCACCTCATAGCCGTAGGCAAAATCAAAGAAAAATATCTCCAAATGGGCATCGAGGAATATAGAAAGCGACTTGCTTCCTATGCCAATCTGGAGATCACCGAAGTGAAAGAGGAGCAGGCTCCGGAGGAACTGAGCACAAAAGAGGAAGAGCAGGTGAAGGATCGAGAGGGAGAGCGCATTCTCGCCCATCTTCGTCCTGATGAATGGGTCGTCTCCCTCGCAATCTCGGGGAAATCCTTCTCATCAGAGGAATTGGCGAAGTATCTGGATGATGCGGCTACATACGGTCGAAGCCGGATCGCCTTTATCATCGGCGGCTCGTTAGGCCTATCCGGGAAGGTCCTGTCCAGATCCGATCTCCTTCTCTCCTTTTCCCGAATGACCTTTCCCCATCAGCTGATGCGCCTTATTTTGCTCGAGCAGATCTACCGGGCGTGCAAGATCAACCGGGGGGAAACGTATCATAAATAA
- a CDS encoding CxxH/CxxC protein, with amino-acid sequence MYVCCREHLEWAIDHFVDEYEDAPDIYKLSEVSFTAWTVPARCDFCEEYPIYLVV; translated from the coding sequence ATGTATGTATGTTGTCGTGAGCACCTGGAATGGGCGATCGATCATTTCGTCGATGAGTATGAAGATGCTCCGGATATTTATAAATTGAGCGAGGTCTCTTTTACGGCCTGGACCGTTCCAGCCCGTTGTGACTTTTGTGAGGAGTATCCCATATATCTGGTGGTTTAA
- a CDS encoding S1C family serine protease, with product MGYYDDFDDRPRKSQGRRGFFYALIGAILGALLVLVSLPLLIQWGVVQLPSQESNREEGGGLNPPSRQAGSPSPVQTVNVNITSAIADVVGKVENSIVGVVNLQQSGDFWTRKSDVIQQGTGSGVIFTQKGNKVYVVTNHHVIEGAAKIEVVLADGNRVSADLEGSDSLSDLAVLSFTKTDLPITPVPFGNSDRLRPGEPAIAIGNPLGLDYSRTVTVGVISSTDRSIPQDLDGDGYTDWEMDVIQTDAAINPGNSGGALINIAGQLVGINSAKISEVGIEGMGFAIPINEASPIISDLMNTGSVKRPFLGIGPKDLQEIDRSHWQSTLNLPSNVHLGVVVVDVTPGGPADKGGMKELDVIVKLDDQPIGSSADLRKYLYKEKEIGQTIRVTFYRDGKLQETSFNLGSFTP from the coding sequence ATGGGATATTATGACGATTTTGATGACAGGCCGCGGAAAAGTCAGGGAAGAAGAGGATTTTTTTACGCACTGATCGGCGCGATCCTGGGCGCTTTACTCGTTCTCGTCTCACTCCCTCTTTTAATTCAATGGGGGGTGGTGCAGCTTCCATCCCAGGAATCAAACAGAGAAGAAGGTGGGGGATTGAATCCCCCGTCGAGACAGGCAGGTTCCCCTTCTCCGGTACAGACGGTAAACGTGAATATAACCAGTGCCATTGCAGATGTCGTCGGCAAAGTAGAGAACTCAATCGTGGGAGTTGTTAATCTCCAGCAATCCGGAGATTTTTGGACGAGGAAATCCGATGTGATTCAGCAAGGAACCGGTTCGGGAGTTATCTTTACCCAAAAAGGGAATAAAGTTTATGTGGTTACAAATCATCATGTGATTGAGGGGGCCGCCAAGATCGAGGTGGTATTGGCCGACGGGAATCGGGTATCGGCCGATTTAGAAGGGTCCGACTCTCTTTCCGATCTAGCCGTTTTAAGCTTTACGAAGACCGACCTTCCAATTACACCTGTTCCCTTCGGCAACTCCGATCGGCTTCGCCCAGGAGAGCCGGCGATTGCCATCGGCAATCCCCTGGGACTAGATTATTCCCGTACCGTAACCGTAGGCGTTATCAGCTCCACCGACCGCTCGATCCCCCAGGATTTAGACGGAGACGGCTATACGGATTGGGAGATGGATGTGATTCAGACCGACGCCGCCATTAACCCGGGGAACAGTGGAGGGGCTCTCATTAATATCGCAGGGCAGCTTGTGGGAATAAACAGCGCCAAGATCTCAGAGGTGGGAATTGAGGGGATGGGTTTTGCCATTCCCATCAACGAGGCAAGCCCGATCATTAGCGATCTGATGAACACCGGGTCCGTAAAACGGCCTTTCCTCGGGATCGGTCCTAAGGACCTGCAGGAAATTGATCGCTCCCACTGGCAGAGCACCTTAAACCTCCCTTCCAATGTACACTTGGGGGTGGTGGTGGTAGATGTAACGCCAGGTGGCCCGGCGGATAAGGGCGGGATGAAAGAATTGGATGTCATTGTGAAGCTGGATGATCAACCGATCGGGAGTTCCGCAGATTTGCGCAAATATCTTTATAAAGAGAAAGAGATCGGGCAAACCATTCGGGTTACTTTTTACCGGGACGGGAAACTGCAGGAAACCTCCTTCAACTTAGGATCCTTTACGCCTTAA
- a CDS encoding MBL fold metallo-hydrolase, whose product MRYSILASGSSGNSFFVRTGKTRLLTDVGLSCKRIEKLLIGIDEDPSQLDGILITHEHIDHVRGLRVFAKKYQIPIYMSHGTWKALSPQLEDLDPKRIIIFPTGERHTFNDLTVESFPVSHDAAEPMGFIFKEGEKKISYVTDLGYVSDRIKGKIADSHVFIMEANHDVEMLRMGSYPWNVKQRILGDTGHLSNETSAEALTEVISQNTERIYLAHLSKENNLIELARMTVTQILLEEGHPVGEKIRVYDTYPDQATIPHEI is encoded by the coding sequence ATGCGGTATAGTATTTTAGCGAGCGGGAGCAGTGGGAATTCCTTTTTTGTCCGAACCGGAAAAACCCGCCTTCTCACCGACGTGGGATTAAGCTGTAAGCGAATTGAGAAACTTTTAATTGGAATTGATGAGGACCCTTCCCAACTTGATGGGATTCTGATCACCCATGAACATATTGATCATGTCCGAGGGCTTCGAGTATTCGCAAAAAAATATCAAATTCCGATTTACATGAGTCATGGGACTTGGAAAGCTCTCTCCCCCCAACTGGAAGACCTAGATCCGAAGAGGATCATCATCTTCCCGACCGGAGAGCGGCATACGTTTAACGATTTGACCGTCGAGTCCTTTCCTGTCTCTCATGATGCGGCAGAACCGATGGGTTTTATCTTTAAAGAAGGGGAGAAAAAAATAAGCTATGTGACAGATTTGGGTTATGTGAGCGACCGCATCAAAGGGAAAATCGCCGATTCCCACGTTTTCATCATGGAGGCAAATCACGATGTGGAAATGCTTCGTATGGGCAGTTATCCTTGGAATGTAAAGCAGCGGATCTTGGGGGATACCGGGCATCTCTCCAATGAAACCTCTGCAGAAGCATTAACGGAGGTGATCAGTCAGAACACGGAAAGGATCTACCTCGCTCACTTGAGCAAGGAGAATAACCTCATCGAATTAGCACGAATGACGGTTACACAAATCTTGTTGGAAGAGGGACACCCGGTTGGGGAGAAGATTCGGGTTTATGATACATATCCAGATCAGGCCACCATTCCTCATGAAATATAA
- the yycI gene encoding two-component system regulatory protein YycI, with the protein MDWSRAKTILIFSFLLLDLFLGYFLWQQKKEQDSLGQVSQLEQESIKKTLEERRIAVPEDIPYDTPEMLYWTISPDSNKKIPVDPSQGKVEEGEEGVTVTFQSPHALPDPSQKRRFQEAIQKEFSLAGEYEYDPYLSTRGKMVYTQKIDGFSIFSSRLELLLTDRGLEGYHITYTKAEGKGAPRKMISAYSALSVLVENGLIRSGERVEEVKAGYYQERYDQELKLLVPVWRVVHTGGIHYVNGFIGTVVETKEE; encoded by the coding sequence ATGGATTGGAGCAGGGCTAAAACGATTCTGATATTCTCTTTCCTCCTTCTTGATCTATTTTTAGGGTATTTTTTATGGCAGCAGAAAAAAGAACAGGATTCGTTGGGGCAGGTTTCCCAATTGGAACAGGAGTCAATCAAGAAAACATTGGAGGAGCGGCGAATTGCCGTACCGGAAGATATCCCTTATGATACGCCGGAAATGCTTTATTGGACGATTTCTCCCGATTCTAACAAGAAAATTCCTGTGGACCCGAGTCAGGGAAAGGTGGAGGAGGGGGAAGAGGGAGTGACGGTCACCTTTCAGTCGCCGCACGCTCTCCCGGACCCGAGCCAGAAAAGAAGGTTTCAGGAGGCGATTCAAAAAGAGTTTTCTTTAGCAGGAGAGTATGAATATGATCCCTACCTTTCCACACGAGGAAAGATGGTATATACTCAAAAGATAGACGGATTCTCCATCTTTTCCAGCCGATTAGAACTCCTCCTTACCGATCGCGGCTTAGAGGGATATCATATTACGTATACAAAAGCAGAGGGGAAAGGAGCCCCCCGGAAGATGATATCCGCTTACTCAGCCCTTTCGGTATTGGTAGAAAACGGATTAATTCGTTCGGGGGAGAGGGTAGAAGAGGTAAAGGCTGGGTATTATCAGGAGCGATATGATCAGGAATTAAAGCTCCTTGTTCCCGTTTGGAGGGTTGTCCATACGGGCGGGATTCATTATGTGAACGGTTTTATAGGAACAGTGGTAGAAACGAAAGAGGAGTAG
- a CDS encoding YycH family regulatory protein translates to MKEGLKSLLLVVMIGISLFLSFSLWETEPTPLPLVPAKYETPVKIGERRAWEDLLRPREVILHLGEDRHTLISPSTPEYSLLWKSLKVLQFYRFQNVSLTPQEWNELLTHTRGIEYFYENPLPIALLRQILSFPSGLEDQLPNLNKLWITMGNGAEGEQVFLISADEGKVLRGELGKPSDPTFVDFPQLISMGEKKPAWLPLLSNYPSTWDYLSLRYLPKDPFESKELVYSVSWISGEEMARSLFIDLSVTREISERGGSRIFTDGSKSLQTNQETGTMRYYVPGYESPNLVSSNQDASYLLDFMNQHQGWTGQYRIERADFTAASKLLLFRELVSGRSVYGADNKNNIGSILLKGTGGFVTEYSRSLLRFQKMEGQRDRLLPSGEELLKKLDQEGLPLYKIDSIEIGYKMVRGDQREQMKLIPSYVVKVKGEDGWHFFDSSSSVGRK, encoded by the coding sequence ATGAAGGAGGGATTGAAGAGCCTCTTGCTCGTCGTGATGATCGGTATTAGCCTTTTTTTAAGCTTCTCTCTATGGGAAACAGAGCCGACTCCGCTCCCCTTGGTTCCCGCAAAATATGAAACACCCGTAAAAATAGGGGAGAGAAGAGCTTGGGAGGATCTCCTGCGGCCAAGAGAGGTTATTCTTCATCTTGGGGAGGATCGACACACGCTCATATCTCCTTCCACACCGGAATATTCCTTGCTTTGGAAATCGTTAAAAGTACTTCAATTCTATCGCTTTCAGAACGTAAGCCTTACACCACAAGAATGGAATGAACTCTTAACCCATACGAGGGGAATTGAGTATTTCTACGAGAATCCTCTTCCCATTGCACTTCTTCGCCAAATCCTCTCTTTTCCGTCAGGCTTAGAGGACCAACTCCCCAATCTAAATAAATTATGGATCACAATGGGAAATGGCGCAGAAGGTGAACAAGTTTTTCTCATCTCTGCAGATGAGGGAAAAGTGCTCAGGGGAGAACTTGGGAAACCGTCCGATCCAACCTTCGTTGATTTTCCCCAACTCATAAGTATGGGAGAAAAAAAGCCGGCATGGCTTCCGCTCCTTAGCAATTATCCGTCAACTTGGGATTACTTGAGCCTCCGATATTTGCCAAAAGATCCCTTTGAATCCAAAGAGCTGGTCTATTCGGTATCCTGGATCAGCGGAGAGGAGATGGCCCGGTCTCTTTTCATCGATCTTTCCGTAACCCGAGAAATCTCAGAAAGGGGGGGCTCCAGGATATTTACGGACGGGAGTAAAAGCCTGCAAACGAATCAAGAAACGGGGACCATGCGGTATTATGTTCCCGGCTACGAATCGCCCAACCTGGTTTCATCCAATCAAGATGCCTCCTATCTTTTGGATTTTATGAATCAGCATCAAGGATGGACAGGGCAATACCGGATCGAGAGGGCGGATTTTACGGCAGCTTCCAAGCTTCTTCTCTTCCGTGAACTGGTGAGTGGGAGGTCGGTTTATGGCGCCGATAATAAAAATAATATCGGTTCCATTTTGCTTAAAGGAACAGGAGGCTTTGTTACGGAGTACAGCCGTTCGCTTCTCCGTTTTCAAAAAATGGAGGGGCAAAGGGATAGGCTCCTTCCCTCAGGGGAGGAGCTCCTTAAGAAATTGGACCAGGAGGGGCTACCCCTCTATAAGATAGACTCCATAGAAATTGGATATAAGATGGTCAGGGGAGATCAAAGGGAACAAATGAAACTCATTCCCTCTTATGTGGTTAAAGTGAAGGGTGAGGATGGATGGCATTTTTTTGATTCCTCATCGTCAGTGGGGAGGAAATAG
- a CDS encoding ATP-binding protein produces MQWKLVTLFSLLILLSMQFIGAYFIQNLKSYYLNNFSHSLNAQAQFLTYYLVPYLRGESSSSRQDEQTRDIENLIANLTQFNGAQIQVIGTDGTVIAATSENPNVIGQKNNLPEVHQALNGIPEESLRMRTVTGERLKSLALPIKDGNQVIGAVLIYASMEEVYRTIDQVVRIFITGLLIALGLTSFLSIAISRTITLPIVQITKQARAMAEGDFKMRVTVKGEDEIGRLAIAFNDLSDRLDRAIHQNIEEREKLSSVLNNMSEGVIATNAEGRILLMNPKAREMLQAPSQWEGAKIHHLLRLPEEMELSTLFEPGSFLLEIPLSKKENLALRVTTSPVQLEGEKKGAIIVITDMTEEERLAKERKEFVANVSHELRTPLTTMKSYLETMMEEETQENTLLMKRFLGVVKQETERMIRMVSDLLLLSRLDSEKESLHLSLVNMEEYLESILVPFHVQAEKAGLKVRFLSSGPVYVEIDRDKMRHVLDNLLTNALKYSKEEGEITVKLEENEKKEVEIRIEDEGIGIPKEDLKRIFERFYRVDKARSRAQGGSGLGLSIAKEYMDLHGGKIRIESEVDRGTIVTLTLPRKEESIDEGGIEEPLARRDDRY; encoded by the coding sequence ATGCAGTGGAAGCTGGTTACCCTGTTTTCCCTCCTGATCCTTCTTTCTATGCAATTTATTGGAGCTTATTTTATTCAGAATCTTAAGTCCTACTATTTGAACAATTTTAGCCATTCCCTGAATGCCCAGGCGCAGTTTCTCACCTATTATTTAGTCCCGTATCTCAGGGGAGAATCCTCTTCATCCAGGCAAGATGAACAGACGAGGGATATTGAGAATCTGATTGCCAATTTAACCCAATTTAATGGAGCCCAGATCCAGGTCATCGGGACGGATGGAACGGTGATTGCGGCAACTTCGGAGAATCCTAACGTGATCGGTCAGAAAAATAATCTACCGGAAGTGCATCAAGCTTTAAACGGGATCCCGGAGGAATCTCTCAGGATGCGGACAGTTACGGGGGAGAGGCTGAAAAGTTTAGCCCTTCCCATTAAGGATGGGAATCAAGTGATCGGAGCCGTTCTCATCTACGCCTCCATGGAAGAGGTATATCGTACGATAGACCAGGTGGTGCGTATCTTCATTACAGGACTACTCATCGCCCTTGGTCTTACTTCCTTCTTAAGCATTGCGATCAGTCGCACCATTACCCTTCCGATCGTTCAAATCACGAAACAGGCAAGGGCGATGGCGGAAGGTGATTTTAAAATGAGAGTGACGGTGAAGGGGGAGGATGAGATCGGACGATTAGCCATCGCCTTTAATGATCTATCGGACAGGCTTGATCGTGCGATCCATCAAAATATCGAAGAGAGGGAGAAGCTTTCCTCTGTCTTGAACAACATGAGCGAAGGGGTAATCGCGACAAACGCAGAAGGCAGGATTCTTCTCATGAATCCAAAGGCGAGGGAAATGCTACAAGCGCCTTCCCAGTGGGAGGGAGCCAAAATTCATCATCTGCTCCGATTGCCGGAGGAGATGGAATTATCCACTCTTTTTGAACCAGGGTCCTTTCTCCTGGAAATCCCTCTTTCAAAAAAAGAAAATTTGGCTCTGCGGGTAACCACATCTCCTGTCCAGCTGGAAGGAGAAAAGAAAGGAGCCATTATCGTGATTACCGATATGACGGAGGAAGAACGGCTTGCCAAGGAGCGGAAAGAATTTGTAGCCAACGTATCCCATGAGCTTCGCACGCCTCTTACCACGATGAAGAGCTATTTGGAGACGATGATGGAAGAAGAAACACAGGAGAATACGCTTTTAATGAAAAGATTTTTAGGGGTGGTTAAACAGGAGACGGAGCGGATGATCCGTATGGTTTCCGATCTTCTCCTTCTTTCTCGCTTGGATTCGGAAAAGGAATCCCTTCATCTTTCTTTGGTGAATATGGAAGAATATCTCGAGTCGATTCTCGTTCCCTTTCACGTTCAAGCCGAGAAGGCGGGTCTTAAAGTTCGCTTCCTGTCATCGGGACCGGTATATGTCGAGATAGACCGGGATAAAATGCGCCATGTTTTGGACAACTTATTAACCAACGCATTAAAATATTCCAAAGAGGAAGGTGAGATCACGGTAAAATTAGAGGAGAACGAAAAAAAAGAGGTAGAAATTCGGATAGAGGATGAGGGGATCGGAATTCCAAAAGAGGATTTAAAACGAATCTTTGAGCGTTTTTACCGGGTCGATAAAGCTCGGTCCAGAGCACAAGGAGGTTCAGGTCTAGGCCTTTCGATCGCCAAAGAATATATGGATCTTCATGGAGGGAAGATTCGGATTGAAAGTGAAGTGGATCGGGGGACGATCGTTACCTTAACCCTGCCACGAAAGGAGGAATCGATCGATGAAGGAGGGATTGAAGAGCCTCTTGCTCGTCGTGATGATCGGTATTAG
- a CDS encoding winged helix-turn-helix domain-containing protein, with the protein MTKILIIEDEAHIAEILKYLLEKEGYEADISVDGESGIKASLNTHYDLVLLDLMLPGIDGFEVLKKIRAVKSMPIIILTAKDAEVDKVLGLELGADDYVIKPFSNRELLARIKAHLRRSLGTVQGRGEEITIGDLKILTNSYQVFKKGEEIDLTYREYELLLHLIRNKGTVLTREHLLQAVWGFDYFGDVRTVDVTIRRLREKIEDDPSNPVYIHTRRGVGYTFREGRG; encoded by the coding sequence GTGACGAAAATCTTAATTATAGAAGATGAAGCCCATATTGCTGAGATCCTCAAATATTTATTAGAGAAAGAGGGATATGAAGCGGATATATCGGTGGATGGTGAGAGCGGGATTAAAGCGTCTTTAAATACCCATTATGATTTGGTTCTCCTTGATTTAATGCTGCCGGGAATCGATGGATTTGAAGTTCTCAAGAAAATTAGGGCGGTAAAGAGCATGCCGATCATTATCCTGACCGCAAAAGATGCGGAGGTAGATAAGGTTTTAGGATTGGAATTGGGAGCGGACGATTATGTGATTAAGCCTTTCAGCAATCGAGAATTATTAGCCCGTATTAAAGCTCACCTGCGTCGCAGTCTGGGGACCGTACAAGGACGGGGGGAGGAGATCACCATCGGTGACCTTAAAATATTGACGAACTCCTATCAGGTATTTAAGAAGGGAGAAGAAATAGACCTTACGTACCGGGAATATGAACTCCTCCTTCACCTCATCCGGAATAAGGGGACGGTTCTGACCAGGGAGCATCTTTTACAGGCGGTTTGGGGTTTTGACTATTTTGGCGATGTGAGGACGGTCGATGTAACCATACGGCGGCTGCGGGAAAAGATTGAAGATGATCCGAGCAATCCGGTTTACATTCACACCCGCCGAGGTGTAGGTTATACGTTTCGGGAGGGGAGGGGATAA